The Enterococcus sp. 7F3_DIV0205 genome has a window encoding:
- a CDS encoding ATP-binding cassette domain-containing protein, producing MYAHYMQHSTTDCGIASLKTILKQLRVKIGSENELYEHYSIKKTQGLSLDEMKTILKKYGVNSSAYGVTDFEKLKKIEKLPMLLVVENDGVGHYIVVHEIKEDQSFIVSNPAESTLMEYDEAYLKSIFLGYALCIADSSPVVTSKSKKRFRMNNEESSLGKRLYKEVMQEISYSLKVKMIGLILLKYLLPIVTTFLIQGTLSSNRLHSVPVFVFVISVAIILILGFYKINIMEGKQKVALENKIQEKILMKYYAQKVSDIKSGGNSDNITGYFWNLFGSVSGLLEKFYFKLNLCYVLLLASIVFSITPLLFGVLVFWIGLFSYFLKMKVDTIRNNEKDVIGKSSAFSFSVENNIKSSFDINLFSKNKEAENFVQQKIQDYFESKNQMVKNDLKIASTFQVFSTLISISTFVVFGVNAALHAGDTTSLLNDSNGILIISIILSSVAPVLQSWLSYQKSAIAIDYIQSGEDYTEQAEILENVLDVPKITTIDVKNLDFSYDEKKKMFKQFNTRFEAGKLYTLIGDNGCGKSTLINLLSGMLDPDSGTLIVNDCVEKRSFKNTNIREYISLYSPEFSLYGNTVGRNIRYKVFNEHLTTEEKSHYDDLLDLKLPNNYLIQSDGRNLSQGQKQKILLMRALYQDTSLYIFDEPTGNLDSASKQKFMNYIKKLANHEKKIVIVISHESDVLEYADEIINIKEKRQGGKE from the coding sequence ATGTATGCTCATTATATGCAACATTCAACGACAGATTGTGGAATCGCCTCGTTAAAAACAATCTTAAAACAGTTACGAGTAAAAATTGGTAGTGAGAATGAATTATATGAACATTATAGTATTAAAAAAACACAGGGACTTTCTCTAGATGAAATGAAAACCATTTTAAAAAAGTACGGAGTGAATTCTAGTGCGTATGGTGTTACGGATTTTGAGAAGCTAAAAAAAATTGAAAAACTACCTATGCTCTTGGTCGTGGAGAATGATGGCGTGGGTCACTATATAGTTGTTCATGAGATAAAGGAGGACCAATCATTTATAGTCTCTAATCCTGCAGAAAGCACTCTAATGGAGTACGACGAAGCCTATTTGAAATCTATATTTTTAGGCTATGCTTTATGTATTGCAGATTCTAGCCCAGTTGTTACAAGCAAATCAAAAAAGAGATTCAGAATGAATAATGAAGAATCGAGTCTAGGTAAAAGGCTTTACAAGGAAGTAATGCAAGAGATTTCTTATAGTTTAAAAGTGAAAATGATTGGGTTGATATTGCTAAAATATCTACTTCCGATAGTGACAACTTTTCTGATTCAAGGGACACTATCATCAAACCGACTACATTCTGTCCCTGTCTTTGTTTTTGTAATTTCTGTAGCCATAATATTGATTTTAGGATTCTATAAAATCAATATTATGGAAGGCAAGCAAAAAGTTGCTCTTGAGAATAAAATACAAGAAAAGATTTTAATGAAGTACTACGCTCAAAAAGTTAGTGATATCAAATCAGGAGGCAATAGTGATAATATAACTGGCTATTTTTGGAATTTGTTTGGTTCAGTTTCGGGTTTATTGGAAAAATTTTATTTTAAACTCAATTTATGTTATGTGTTGTTATTGGCAAGTATTGTTTTTAGTATCACTCCCTTATTATTTGGTGTATTAGTTTTCTGGATTGGTTTATTTTCTTATTTTTTAAAAATGAAAGTGGACACTATCAGAAACAATGAGAAAGATGTTATTGGGAAATCATCGGCTTTTTCATTCTCTGTTGAAAATAATATAAAGAGCTCATTTGATATCAATTTATTTTCTAAAAATAAAGAAGCTGAGAACTTTGTTCAACAAAAAATCCAAGATTATTTTGAAAGCAAAAATCAAATGGTTAAGAATGATTTGAAAATAGCTTCAACGTTTCAAGTTTTTTCAACGCTAATTTCAATCTCAACATTTGTTGTATTTGGAGTTAATGCAGCACTTCATGCAGGAGATACAACTAGTTTATTAAATGATTCAAATGGTATTTTGATCATCTCTATTATACTTAGTTCGGTTGCTCCAGTCCTGCAATCGTGGTTGAGCTATCAAAAAAGTGCTATTGCGATCGACTATATTCAAAGTGGTGAAGATTATACCGAACAAGCAGAAATTTTAGAGAATGTATTAGATGTTCCCAAAATTACAACGATTGATGTGAAGAATTTGGATTTTTCTTACGATGAGAAAAAAAAGATGTTCAAACAATTCAATACTCGATTTGAAGCTGGGAAACTATACACTCTTATTGGGGATAATGGTTGTGGCAAATCAACACTCATTAATTTACTTTCTGGGATGCTAGATCCAGATTCTGGCACATTGATTGTTAATGATTGTGTCGAGAAGCGGTCATTTAAGAATACTAACATTAGAGAGTATATTAGCTTGTATTCACCTGAATTCAGTTTATATGGAAATACTGTTGGTCGTAATATTCGCTATAAGGTATTTAATGAGCATTTGACGACAGAGGAGAAGTCTCACTATGATGACTTACTAGATTTAAAGTTGCCAAATAATTATTTAATTCAAAGTGATGGTCGAAATTTGTCTCAAGGCCAAAAGCAAAAAATTCTGTTAATGAGAGCTTTGTATCAAGATACGAGCTTATATATTTTTGATGAACCAACTGGAAATTTAGATAGTGCGTCTAAGCAGAAATTTATGAATTATATCAAAAAACTAGCGAATCACGAAAAGAAGATCGTGATTGTAATAAGTCATGAATCAGATGTTTTAGAATATGCTGATGAAATCATCAATATAAAAGAAAAAAGACAAGGAGGGAAAGAATGA
- a CDS encoding prepilin peptidase — MLVIYFIFGSVIGSFLCLVAERIPIGESILFPASHCSFCQTKLKVFELIPVVSIIFLCFRCRYCGHKLPFVYFCSEIICGLLCSFIAFKSSYPLYSLCFLFTAVILSLTDIFYLIVEPKIFFPLTVLLCIWHFYLAWPFYLFTSGIFFFGLHGLNYLFPDSVGGGDIILLTLWGALLGSESLIFLLFCASSSGLFFMLFYRYILKKKIKHLPFVPFLSIGLFFVLLCK; from the coding sequence ATGTTGGTTATTTATTTTATCTTTGGTAGTGTGATAGGTTCATTTCTTTGTTTAGTTGCTGAACGAATTCCTATTGGGGAATCGATTCTATTTCCAGCGTCACATTGTTCCTTCTGTCAGACGAAGTTAAAAGTTTTTGAATTGATTCCGGTTGTTTCTATTATTTTTCTATGTTTTCGCTGCCGTTATTGTGGGCATAAATTACCATTTGTTTATTTTTGTAGTGAAATAATTTGTGGACTTCTTTGCTCTTTTATCGCGTTCAAATCTAGTTATCCACTGTACTCTCTTTGCTTTTTATTTACAGCAGTGATTTTGTCTTTGACAGATATTTTTTATTTGATCGTTGAGCCTAAAATTTTTTTCCCACTCACGGTGTTACTATGTATTTGGCACTTTTATTTAGCATGGCCGTTTTATCTTTTTACAAGCGGCATTTTTTTCTTTGGTTTGCATGGGTTAAACTACCTCTTTCCTGATTCAGTTGGCGGTGGAGATATCATCCTATTAACTTTATGGGGCGCACTTTTAGGAAGTGAGTCACTTATCTTTTTACTATTCTGCGCTAGTAGCAGCGGATTATTTTTTATGTTGTTTTACCGATATATTTTAAAGAAAAAAATAAAACATCTTCCCTTTGTCCCCTTTTTAAGTATTGGACTATTTTTTGTATTGCTCTGTAAATAA
- the msrA gene encoding peptide-methionine (S)-S-oxide reductase MsrA, with protein sequence MEHNYEKAIFAGGCFWCMVKPFDSQPGIISVVSGYTGGHVEKPTYEQVTTGTTGHTEAVEITYDPTIMSYEKLVETYWQQTDPTDALGQFADRGDSYRPVIFYTNEAQKEIAEKSKATLQASGRFTQPIVTKIEPAKPFYPAEDYHQDYYKKHSVHYNLYREGSGRAGFIRKNWKDK encoded by the coding sequence ATGGAACATAATTACGAAAAAGCGATTTTTGCTGGTGGTTGTTTTTGGTGTATGGTAAAGCCTTTTGACTCTCAACCAGGCATTATTTCTGTGGTATCAGGATATACAGGTGGACATGTTGAAAAACCAACTTATGAACAAGTTACAACAGGAACAACGGGCCATACAGAAGCAGTTGAAATAACGTATGATCCTACGATTATGTCATATGAAAAACTAGTGGAAACTTACTGGCAACAAACAGATCCGACAGATGCACTAGGACAATTTGCAGATCGCGGTGATTCTTACCGTCCTGTTATCTTTTATACAAATGAAGCGCAAAAAGAAATTGCAGAAAAATCAAAAGCAACACTACAAGCAAGTGGTCGCTTTACTCAGCCAATCGTTACAAAAATTGAACCTGCTAAACCTTTTTATCCAGCAGAGGATTATCATCAAGATTATTATAAAAAACACAGTGTACACTATAATCTATATAGAGAAGGTTCTGGTCGTGCTGGTTTTATTCGGAAGAACTGGAAAGATAAATAA
- a CDS encoding ABC transporter ATP-binding protein — protein sequence MQEVRMNNYLLKTKSLVKKYKDYHAVNEVSMTINQGDIYGFIGKNGAGKTTFIRMLTNLIEKSSGSIEFFNGKEKIKVGAVIESPACYPYLSAQENLNYYAIQMNLPDRKNRIKEVLEFIGLGSVGKKMFKDFSLGMKQRLGIGLAILNNPNLLILDEPTNGLDPQGIVEIREIIKKLNREYKTTILVSSHILSELSMIATRYGIIHQGKLIKEVTTQELENECKKTILLSSIDNQKCQNILEKEGYVVNSDDVGLVVSAEKSEMPSISQVLFNNQLYLTYFSYKEESLEDYYLKLTE from the coding sequence ATGCAGGAAGTTAGAATGAATAACTATTTATTAAAAACGAAGAGTTTAGTAAAGAAATATAAAGATTATCATGCAGTAAATGAAGTCTCAATGACGATCAATCAAGGAGATATTTACGGATTTATTGGCAAGAATGGTGCAGGTAAGACAACTTTTATTCGGATGTTAACGAATTTAATCGAGAAAAGTTCAGGTAGTATCGAATTTTTTAATGGTAAGGAAAAAATAAAAGTTGGTGCTGTAATAGAATCACCAGCATGTTATCCCTACCTATCTGCCCAAGAGAATTTGAATTATTATGCTATCCAAATGAATTTACCTGATAGGAAAAATCGTATTAAAGAAGTGCTTGAGTTTATTGGGCTAGGATCTGTTGGTAAGAAAATGTTTAAAGACTTTTCTTTAGGCATGAAGCAGCGCTTAGGTATTGGGTTAGCTATTTTGAATAACCCTAATCTACTTATTTTGGATGAACCAACCAATGGTTTGGACCCACAAGGGATAGTTGAAATTAGAGAAATCATAAAAAAATTAAATAGAGAGTACAAAACGACTATCTTAGTATCAAGTCACATTTTATCAGAATTATCCATGATAGCGACAAGATACGGAATCATTCATCAAGGAAAATTGATTAAAGAAGTGACAACACAAGAACTTGAGAATGAATGTAAAAAAACAATTCTATTATCGAGCATAGACAATCAAAAATGCCAGAATATTTTAGAAAAAGAAGGTTATGTCGTGAATAGTGATGATGTTGGATTAGTAGTTAGTGCAGAAAAGTCTGAAATGCCAAGCATTTCTCAGGTTCTATTTAACAACCAATTGTATCTTACTTATTTTTCATACAAAGAAGAAAGTCTAGAAGACTACTATTTAAAATTAACAGAGTAA
- a CDS encoding thioredoxin family protein produces MKNKTGIFMLSIVVVVFFMILTATKSSASIKDNTISTQKIEDTIKNEEDAFILVGNRNCTSCQKFLPILEKAAKKTDTEVYYLDTENTSNKKFITSNNVTVTPTILVIKEGKLTRYEGALEYEATKNILERGEVK; encoded by the coding sequence ATGAAAAATAAGACAGGGATATTTATGCTCTCTATAGTTGTTGTTGTATTCTTTATGATTCTAACTGCGACTAAATCTAGTGCTAGTATAAAAGACAATACAATATCTACCCAGAAAATCGAAGATACTATTAAAAATGAAGAGGATGCATTCATTTTAGTAGGAAATCGAAATTGCACTTCATGTCAAAAGTTTCTCCCGATACTAGAGAAAGCAGCCAAAAAAACAGATACTGAAGTTTATTATTTGGACACTGAAAATACTAGCAATAAAAAATTTATTACTAGTAACAATGTAACAGTGACACCGACAATACTAGTAATCAAAGAGGGGAAACTAACGCGTTATGAAGGTGCTCTGGAATACGAAGCAACAAAAAACATTCTTGAAAGAGGGGAAGTGAAATGA
- a CDS encoding thioredoxin family protein: MNLKRVAVVLAVIGLFSLSGTAYALKMDNDKKDEQLVVEQSNYPDIYNTVDSITFDSFKEKIEREEDFYVYVGRPTCGDCNDFEPEFIKLVEEKKITQRIFYLNVAKVRENEEEWEKFKVDYNIMYTPTLAKYSKGILTSKIEWTPENGISLQKVAEWIDINIASETV; the protein is encoded by the coding sequence ATGAATTTAAAGAGGGTAGCAGTCGTTTTGGCAGTAATTGGGTTATTTAGTCTAAGTGGGACAGCATATGCGTTAAAGATGGATAATGATAAAAAGGATGAGCAATTGGTAGTAGAGCAGTCTAATTATCCAGATATATACAATACAGTGGATTCAATTACATTTGATAGCTTTAAAGAAAAAATTGAGAGAGAAGAGGATTTTTACGTTTATGTGGGTCGGCCAACATGTGGGGATTGCAATGATTTCGAGCCAGAATTTATTAAGTTAGTAGAAGAAAAAAAGATAACACAACGAATATTTTATCTGAATGTCGCAAAGGTTAGAGAAAATGAAGAAGAGTGGGAAAAATTCAAGGTGGATTACAACATTATGTATACACCAACGCTAGCTAAATATAGTAAAGGTATTTTGACAAGCAAAATAGAATGGACACCTGAAAATGGAATATCCCTGCAAAAAGTCGCAGAGTGGATAGATATAAATATTGCATCAGAAACAGTATAA
- a CDS encoding DUF5105 domain-containing protein, translating into MKKLWITSLLVMGIVLTSCGSKGISAEDAGELFVDRLVYQKEEQKFAKEFRDGEQVGKELDENSKTFEENFAKGLSSTGAKVPEKQADQLTKELLQQAREKATFKIVQIDETKKGATITYYVTGLDLVSAMQEMTRQLVKETLADTEIAKDEQKTLDATFSILEERVKAIKIKTDPVELKLRLEKEKGKWFVPNDQKQAVSNLFLAFISGSKDINTMNKELQEALNEVAKEILDSLDTIPIPNSN; encoded by the coding sequence ATGAAAAAGTTATGGATCACCTCGTTGCTCGTAATGGGAATAGTGCTGACAAGCTGTGGTTCCAAAGGTATCTCAGCAGAAGATGCGGGTGAATTATTTGTTGATCGTCTTGTTTATCAAAAAGAAGAACAAAAATTTGCAAAAGAATTTCGAGATGGCGAGCAAGTGGGTAAGGAATTAGATGAAAATAGTAAGACTTTTGAAGAGAACTTTGCTAAAGGTTTATCCTCTACAGGAGCGAAAGTTCCAGAAAAACAGGCAGATCAACTAACAAAGGAGCTTTTACAACAAGCAAGGGAAAAAGCAACTTTTAAAATCGTTCAAATAGATGAAACAAAAAAGGGCGCAACAATCACTTATTATGTCACTGGACTGGATCTAGTAAGTGCCATGCAGGAAATGACAAGGCAGTTAGTGAAAGAGACCTTAGCTGATACTGAAATAGCGAAAGATGAGCAAAAAACCCTAGATGCTACGTTTTCCATTCTCGAGGAACGGGTCAAAGCAATTAAAATAAAAACAGATCCAGTAGAACTAAAATTACGCTTAGAGAAGGAGAAAGGGAAGTGGTTTGTGCCAAATGATCAAAAACAGGCAGTATCTAACTTATTTCTGGCGTTCATTTCTGGCTCGAAAGATATAAACACGATGAATAAAGAATTACAAGAAGCATTAAATGAAGTAGCTAAAGAGATTCTGGATTCATTAGACACTATACCAATACCTAACAGTAATTAA
- a CDS encoding Dps family protein, with protein MKFEQTKEVLNQLVADLSQFSVVIHQTHWYMRGPEFLTLHPKMDEYMDQINDQLDVVSERLITLDGAPYSTLQEFADHTGIEDEIGTYERTIPERMEKLVEGYRYLADLYQKGIDVSGEEGDDSTQDIFIANKTDIEKNIWMLQAKLGKAPGIDADSRAKTR; from the coding sequence ATGAAATTTGAACAAACTAAAGAAGTATTGAACCAACTAGTTGCAGATTTAAGCCAGTTTTCAGTGGTAATCCACCAAACTCACTGGTACATGCGTGGCCCAGAATTCTTGACATTACACCCTAAAATGGACGAATACATGGATCAAATCAATGACCAATTAGATGTTGTATCTGAACGTTTGATTACACTAGATGGCGCTCCTTACTCAACATTACAAGAATTTGCGGATCATACTGGTATTGAAGATGAAATCGGCACATATGAGCGTACAATTCCTGAACGTATGGAAAAATTAGTTGAAGGCTATCGCTATTTAGCTGACTTATACCAAAAAGGAATTGATGTTTCTGGTGAAGAAGGCGATGACTCTACACAAGATATCTTTATTGCAAACAAAACAGATATCGAGAAAAATATTTGGATGTTGCAAGCAAAATTGGGTAAAGCACCTGGTATTGATGCAGATTCACGTGCAAAAACTCGTTAA
- a CDS encoding gluconokinase produces the protein MEKIAIGVDIGTTQTKAVAFREDGTVQDSAYVRYPLIQETEGMAEQDIEQIFQAVVTCIKQVVAKVQPLEISVVSFSTAMHGLIVMDKNHQPLTRVITWADNRAEKYAEELRDTALGKNIYQNTGLPMHPMTPFHKIRWLKEECPAIYEQAETFIGMKEYVFYRLFDRYITDISTASGTGFLNIRDLNWDQLALAEMGITTDQLPLLVKPTHQLSGLKAEWIEQLGLTAQTVFMLGGADGPLSNLGLGAVAKGTATLTVGTSGALRYIVDKPQTHPQEETFCCVLDEKHWVIGGATSNGAGIFDWACENLLKEVQAEARAAGKNPYDAVMDLVKATPIGAKGLLFQPYLLGERAPLWNAEATGSFVGLKRNHDDKLMMRAVVEGICLNLKRILTELEELGGTVKEIRATGGFADSEVFKHVMADVLGQSLSLTESVEASAFGAVLLGWQSIGNITDLKVASEQVEIYETVEPNSENSQIYQQIYPLFITTQQQLSANYHQLAKLRADLE, from the coding sequence ATGGAAAAAATAGCAATCGGAGTAGATATTGGTACGACGCAAACAAAGGCTGTTGCCTTTAGGGAAGATGGAACAGTTCAAGATTCTGCTTATGTACGTTATCCACTCATTCAGGAAACGGAAGGCATGGCAGAACAGGATATAGAGCAGATATTTCAGGCGGTGGTTACTTGTATCAAACAAGTTGTGGCTAAAGTGCAGCCATTGGAAATTTCAGTTGTGTCTTTTTCCACGGCAATGCATGGGTTGATCGTCATGGATAAAAATCATCAACCTCTGACAAGGGTCATCACATGGGCCGATAATCGTGCGGAAAAATATGCGGAAGAACTAAGAGATACCGCTTTGGGGAAAAATATTTATCAAAATACAGGATTACCGATGCATCCAATGACTCCTTTTCATAAGATTCGTTGGTTAAAAGAAGAATGTCCAGCAATATATGAGCAAGCTGAGACGTTTATTGGAATGAAAGAGTATGTATTTTATCGTTTGTTTGACCGATATATTACAGATATTAGTACCGCTTCGGGGACAGGATTTTTGAATATCCGCGACTTGAATTGGGATCAATTAGCTTTAGCCGAGATGGGAATTACAACTGATCAATTACCATTATTAGTAAAGCCAACTCATCAACTATCCGGATTAAAAGCTGAGTGGATCGAACAGTTAGGTTTGACTGCACAAACAGTTTTTATGTTGGGAGGTGCGGATGGTCCATTATCTAATTTAGGATTAGGTGCTGTGGCAAAAGGAACTGCAACATTGACTGTTGGAACGAGCGGTGCTTTACGTTATATCGTGGATAAACCTCAGACCCATCCGCAGGAGGAAACTTTTTGTTGTGTGCTAGACGAAAAACATTGGGTGATCGGAGGCGCAACAAGTAATGGTGCTGGGATTTTCGATTGGGCTTGTGAAAATTTATTGAAAGAAGTCCAAGCGGAAGCTCGTGCAGCGGGGAAAAATCCTTATGATGCTGTGATGGATCTTGTGAAGGCAACACCTATTGGGGCTAAAGGACTATTATTCCAACCTTATTTGTTGGGGGAACGTGCTCCTTTGTGGAATGCAGAAGCTACAGGTAGTTTTGTTGGATTGAAGCGAAACCATGATGACAAATTGATGATGCGTGCAGTAGTTGAGGGGATTTGTTTGAATCTGAAACGTATTTTAACAGAGTTAGAAGAGTTAGGCGGAACAGTTAAAGAAATTCGAGCCACAGGTGGCTTTGCTGATTCAGAAGTATTCAAACATGTGATGGCTGATGTTTTGGGTCAAAGTCTTTCGTTAACGGAAAGCGTAGAGGCTTCAGCTTTCGGTGCGGTTTTGTTAGGTTGGCAAAGTATTGGTAATATTACTGATTTAAAAGTAGCGAGTGAACAAGTAGAAATTTATGAAACAGTTGAACCTAATAGTGAAAACAGTCAAATTTATCAACAGATTTATCCACTGTTCATAACTACGCAGCAACAATTATCCGCCAATTATCACCAATTAGCGAAACTAAGAGCAGACTTAGAATAA
- the argH gene encoding argininosuccinate lyase: MEKLWGGRFEGKSETWIDAFGASIPFDQKLAKQDITGSLAHVKMLAKTGILTAEEAEQISSGLTTIQEKLLAGDLTFSIENEDIHLNIEKHLHDEIGSVAGKLHTGRSRNDQVATDMHLYLKEIVQEVIEKIHSFRQVLVHKAEENIETIMPGYTHLQHAQPISFAHHMMAYYGMLTRDQERFKESLKRIDISPLGCAALAGTTFPIDRAYSAELLGFSSIYENSLDGVSDRDFILEFLSNSSILMMHLSRFCEEIILWCSHEFQFIQLTDTFSTGSSIMPQKKNPDMAELIRGKSGRVYGNLFSLLTVLKGLPLAYNKDLQEDKEGMFDTSHTILTSLEIMSGMVETMKINQEMMEKSTEKDFSNATELADYLASKGMPFRQAHEVVGKLVLDCTKQGIYLQDIPLKEYQAITPLIDSDIYQTLASKTAIERRHSYGGTGFDQVTAAIERSKLKLESEKN; encoded by the coding sequence ATGGAAAAATTATGGGGCGGACGTTTTGAAGGAAAAAGTGAAACATGGATCGATGCATTTGGGGCTTCGATTCCTTTTGATCAAAAATTAGCAAAACAAGATATCACTGGAAGTTTAGCTCATGTAAAAATGTTAGCGAAAACAGGAATTTTAACTGCAGAAGAAGCTGAACAAATTAGTTCTGGACTAACTACGATTCAAGAAAAACTGCTTGCTGGTGACCTCACCTTCAGTATAGAAAATGAAGATATCCATTTAAATATTGAAAAGCATCTACATGATGAAATTGGTTCAGTTGCTGGCAAACTACATACAGGTCGTAGTAGAAATGACCAGGTCGCCACAGACATGCATCTTTACTTAAAGGAAATCGTCCAAGAAGTTATTGAAAAGATTCACTCATTTCGCCAAGTTTTAGTCCACAAAGCCGAAGAAAATATAGAGACTATTATGCCTGGCTACACCCATTTACAACATGCACAACCGATTTCATTTGCACATCATATGATGGCTTATTACGGCATGTTGACAAGGGATCAAGAGCGTTTTAAAGAAAGTTTGAAGCGTATCGATATTTCTCCCTTGGGTTGTGCAGCTTTGGCCGGCACAACGTTTCCAATCGATCGGGCTTATTCAGCTGAATTGCTAGGTTTTTCTTCAATCTATGAAAATAGTCTTGATGGTGTAAGTGATCGGGACTTTATCTTAGAGTTTCTTAGTAATAGTTCCATTCTAATGATGCATCTTTCTCGATTCTGTGAAGAAATCATTTTATGGTGCAGTCATGAATTTCAATTTATTCAATTGACGGACACGTTTTCTACTGGTAGTTCAATCATGCCTCAAAAAAAGAACCCAGATATGGCAGAATTGATTCGGGGGAAATCAGGTCGCGTATATGGCAATTTATTCAGCCTTTTAACGGTTTTGAAAGGTTTGCCGTTAGCTTATAACAAAGACTTGCAAGAAGACAAAGAGGGTATGTTTGATACGTCTCACACGATTTTGACTAGTTTAGAAATCATGTCAGGTATGGTAGAGACCATGAAAATAAATCAGGAAATGATGGAAAAATCGACCGAGAAGGATTTTTCAAACGCAACAGAGTTGGCTGACTACCTTGCAAGTAAAGGAATGCCTTTTAGGCAAGCACATGAAGTTGTGGGGAAATTAGTCTTGGACTGTACCAAACAAGGCATTTATTTACAAGATATTCCATTAAAAGAATATCAAGCTATTACGCCATTGATTGACTCTGATATCTACCAAACTCTAGCATCAAAGACCGCAATCGAGCGTCGACACTCATATGGCGGTACTGGATTTGACCAAGTAACGGCCGCAATTGAACGCAGTAAGTTAAAACTAGAAAGTGAAAAAAACTAA